One genomic segment of Cydia splendana chromosome 5, ilCydSple1.2, whole genome shotgun sequence includes these proteins:
- the LOC134790696 gene encoding neuroguidin, translating to MVQAAEETEQPDLPQAVNLFKEMNMNVQQVSQLVDNMLLRVKTGEITTDKGLSFLEMKYQMLLSYLINLTYIVLRKCSGEKIDSDPSIDRLIEIRTVLEKIRPVDSKLKYQIDKLVKTAAVGSTTEEDPQSFRANPANLVSKIDDEEDDSSDALEDDEVKKDSSKTNIYVPPKLAAVHFEENTSRADNDKKNKERSKKQFLNSRVMSELREEYSEAPMEVTTGNHVKHSISKKEQERIEYEENYLTRLPVSKAEKNSRKKLTTVGMLAEEITGTSSNRTSTKRKFKSKKGKSFKRKRTH from the exons ATGGTACAG GCAGCAGAAGAAACGGAGCAGCCTGATCTGCCACAAGCTGTCAATTTATTCAAAGAAATGAACATGAATGTACAACAAGTCTCACAACTTGTGGACAACATGCTACTTCGTGTCAAGACTGGAGAAATCACTACTGACAAAGGATTGAGTTTCTTAGAAATGAAGTACCAAATGCTTCTCAGCTACTTGATAAACTTGACATACATTGTATTAAGGAAATGCTCTGGTGAAAAGATTGACTCAGATCCATCTATTGATAGGCTCATTGAGATTCGAACTGTGCTTGAAAAGATTCGTCCTGTAGATTCTAAATTAAAATACCAAATTGATAAGCTTGTCAAAACTGCAGCAGTAGGTTCCACCACTGAAGAAGACCCACAGTCATTTAGAGCTAATCCTGCTAATTTAGTTAGTAAGATTGATGATGAGGAGGATGATTCTAGTGATGCCTTAGAAGATGATGAAGTTAAGAAGGATTCTAGTAAGACTAATATATATGTCCCTCCGAAACTGGCAGCTGTACATTTTGAAGAGAACACATCCAGGGCTGATAATGACAAGAAAAACAAAGAGAGGTCAAAGAAACAGTTCCTTAATTCCAGAGTTATGAGCGAATTGCGAGAAGAGTATTCAGAGGCACCAATGGAAGTCACTACAGGGAATCATGTAAAGCACTCAATATCCAAAAAAGAACAGGAACGGATTGAATATGAAGAAAATTACCTCACCAGACTTCCGGTCTCTAAAGCTGAGAAAAACAGCAGGAAAAAGTTGACAACAGTTGGCATGTTGGCAGAAGAAATCACAGGGACTAGTAGTAATCGCACCTCAACTAAACGTAAATTTAAGTCCAAGAAAGGAAAAAGTTTTAAGAGAAAGCGTACTCACTAA